The following are encoded together in the Ovis canadensis isolate MfBH-ARS-UI-01 breed Bighorn chromosome 2, ARS-UI_OviCan_v2, whole genome shotgun sequence genome:
- the LOC138432380 gene encoding interferon tau-11-like, protein MQRIRSQSRLKDKADFRFPWKREMITPVQMTQGPCNHYLMLQQSFQLFTTEDSRATLQPGSEPETTGADGRRQSVLFSLGLPARKYFQGIHLYLRELEYSHFA, encoded by the coding sequence ATGCAAAGGATCCGCTCTCAGTCGCGCCTAAAGGACAAAGCCGACTTCAGATTTCCTTGGAAAAGAGAGATGATCACTCCAGTGCAGATGACTCAGGGCCCCTGCAACCACTATCTGATGCTCCAGCAGAGCTTTCAACTCTTCACCACGGAGGACAGCCGTGCTACCCTGCAGCCAGGATCAGAGCCTGAAACAACTGGAGCCGATGGAAGGAGACAGTCTGTGCTGTTCTCATTGGGACTTCCTGCCCGGAAGTATTTCCAGGGCATCCATCTCTACCTCAGGGAGCTGGAATACAGCCACTTTGCCTGA
- the LOC138433653 gene encoding interferon beta-2-like gives MTYRCLLQMVLLLCLSTTALCRSYSLLRFQQGRSLEVCQNLLWQLPSTPQHCLEFRMDFQMPEEMKQAQQFRKEDAVLVMYEMLQHIFNILTRDFSSTGWSDTIIEHLREELYGQMNRLEPIQKEIMQKQTSTMGDTTDLHLRKYYFNLGQYLKAKEHNRCAWTVVQVQLLRNFSFLKSLTGYLRD, from the coding sequence ATGACCTACCGGTGCCTCCTCCAGATGGTTCTCCTGCTGTGTCTCTCCACCACAGCTCTTTGCAGGAGCTACAGCTTGCTTCGATTCCAACAAGGGCGGAGCCTTGAGGTGTGTCAGAACCTCCTGTGGCAGTTACCTTCAACTCCTCAACATTGCCTCGAGTTCAGGATGGACTTCCAGATGCCTGAGGAGATGAAGCAAGCACAGCAGTTCCGGAAGGAAGATGCCGTATTGGTCATGTATGAGATGCTCCAGCACATCTTCAATATTCTCaccagagacttctccagcactggCTGGTCTGACACCATCATTGAGCACCTCCGTGAGGAACTCTATGGGCAGATGAATCGTCTGGAGCCAATCCAGAAGGAAATAATGCAGAAGCAAACCTCCACTATGGGAGACACGACCGATCTTCACCTGCGGAAATATTACTTCAACCTCGGGCAGTACCTGAAGGCCAAGGAGCACAACAGGTGTGCCTGGACAGTCGTGCAAGTGCAATTGCTCAGGAacttttctttcctgaagagcCTAACAGGTTACCTCCGTGACTGA